A stretch of the Rhodothermus profundi genome encodes the following:
- a CDS encoding sigma-70 family RNA polymerase sigma factor produces MGYDLQRLVEQYAADPSPANREAVVLAAVPLVRSLVGRLSVPDHPLVTREDLENVGLMGLLQALDSYDPQRGTPFVSYAYGRIRGALVDYLRSIDALPRERRRKLAELQQAIDTLRQTLGGEPDDQDVADYLGISLQEYHTLLTDAQRRFALSLQDTIGEDGDQSVLETIPNEDAEKQFEAIDRASLIEYISKLIQRLPEREQNILALYYYENLTLREIAQLLGLTEARISQILGKTLLTLRTELQRARSRVA; encoded by the coding sequence ATGGGTTACGACCTGCAACGACTTGTCGAGCAGTATGCAGCCGACCCCTCACCGGCCAACCGAGAGGCCGTGGTGCTAGCGGCCGTCCCACTGGTCCGCTCGCTGGTCGGACGCCTGAGCGTACCCGACCATCCGCTGGTCACCCGGGAGGATCTGGAAAATGTGGGCCTTATGGGCCTACTCCAGGCGCTCGACAGCTATGATCCCCAGCGTGGCACCCCCTTCGTTTCGTACGCCTACGGCCGCATCCGAGGCGCGCTGGTCGATTACCTCCGCTCTATCGATGCCCTGCCCCGCGAGCGTCGGCGTAAACTTGCCGAACTGCAACAGGCCATCGACACGCTCCGCCAGACGCTCGGCGGAGAACCCGACGACCAGGACGTAGCCGACTACCTGGGCATCTCACTACAAGAATATCATACCCTGCTTACCGACGCCCAGCGACGCTTTGCCCTCTCCCTCCAAGACACCATCGGCGAGGATGGCGACCAGAGCGTCCTCGAAACCATCCCCAACGAAGACGCCGAAAAACAATTCGAGGCTATCGACCGGGCCTCTCTCATTGAGTACATCTCCAAACTGATCCAACGACTCCCGGAACGCGAGCAAAACATTCTGGCGCTCTACTACTACGAAAATCTGACGCTTCGCGAAATCGCCCAACTACTGGGCCTTACCGAAGCCCGCATCTCTCAAATCCTGGGGAAAACGCTGCTGACGCTGCGCACCGAACTGCAACGCGCTCGCTCCCGCGTAGCCTGA
- a CDS encoding MinD/ParA family ATP-binding protein has translation MKRRSTVVAIVSGKGGVGKSITAVNLAETLAVLGERVALIDADFGQGACGILLNETPPASALDLARGRVELDEVLHPTRSGFTLVQAVAEPGQADGHHEALYQTLDWLLKELQHSHTFVLIDAPAGTEGPVRWALDRAHLGLLIIVGEPTAIADAYRLCKLLWQRAPHYPLGCLVNFADTEAEARSVAGRFAQLTQHFLHHQPMYLGWVPFSAQVRQSVHRQQPAVQTPGPVRNAFQRLAEALVRGAIAQPASCHAS, from the coding sequence ATGAAACGTCGTTCCACCGTTGTTGCCATCGTCAGCGGCAAAGGCGGCGTGGGAAAAAGCATTACAGCCGTCAACCTGGCCGAAACATTAGCCGTTCTAGGCGAGCGCGTCGCCCTGATTGACGCCGACTTTGGCCAGGGTGCCTGTGGCATTCTGCTGAACGAAACGCCGCCCGCCAGCGCACTCGACCTGGCACGGGGACGGGTCGAACTGGACGAAGTGCTGCATCCAACCCGATCAGGCTTTACGCTTGTTCAGGCCGTCGCCGAACCCGGCCAGGCCGACGGCCACCACGAAGCCCTGTATCAAACGCTCGACTGGCTGCTCAAAGAGCTGCAACACTCGCATACGTTTGTGCTCATCGACGCACCGGCCGGCACCGAAGGCCCGGTACGCTGGGCGCTCGACCGCGCCCACCTGGGCCTGCTGATCATTGTGGGTGAACCCACTGCTATCGCCGACGCCTATCGCCTCTGCAAACTGCTCTGGCAACGAGCCCCGCACTATCCACTGGGCTGCCTGGTGAACTTCGCGGACACTGAGGCCGAAGCGCGAAGCGTAGCGGGTCGTTTTGCTCAGCTTACGCAGCATTTTCTACACCACCAACCCATGTACCTGGGATGGGTACCTTTTTCCGCACAGGTGCGGCAAAGCGTGCATCGACAGCAACCGGCCGTCCAGACCCCCGGACCGGTACGCAACGCCTTTCAACGCCTGGCAGAAGCACTTGTGCGTGGCGCTATCGCCCAGCCAGCCTCTTGCCACGCCTCGTAG
- a CDS encoding flagellar biosynthesis protein FlhF: MKLHTLTAPSIQAALLEARRRFGDDVVLLESVPAQGDQPARITIMVDEPQQPERLPFGYAGAQQLARKTAHAAVHSSATAASDTTVLTTEQGNGSTPPVRTGPTSASRRGQLFPTAPAKSSPAPPTIPAHLTDQIERLHRRLARLEQQLGGALVGASHRWLGHPLASELLRQGLRPSTVIRLFDRLVAQGFDPEQPDEQLRWALAREMRRQLAPTAPRPLQGTQVVIGPAGAGKTTLLLKLARHASFFGRRTTAVLVLLPEEADSQPYLSPVELYRRFELPVQTVATPREMTAALRRVQSFDQILIDTPPLPLQEAPARRLLLHLRQLLGAVLPLQVLFCLNATCNLEDIPPQWVRRLPLAPDALVLTHLDEVRRPGRLYDWLVALACPVVCVSRGVRVPDSLEGFSPAAFIEYLLRL, translated from the coding sequence ATGAAACTACACACGCTTACCGCTCCCAGTATTCAGGCAGCCCTCCTGGAAGCGCGACGCCGCTTCGGCGATGACGTCGTGCTGCTGGAGTCCGTGCCAGCGCAAGGCGACCAGCCGGCACGCATCACCATCATGGTCGATGAGCCGCAGCAGCCCGAACGACTACCCTTTGGCTATGCTGGAGCCCAACAGCTCGCTCGCAAGACGGCCCATGCCGCAGTCCACTCCTCTGCAACAGCAGCGTCCGATACGACGGTGCTTACCACCGAGCAGGGCAACGGCAGCACACCTCCTGTCCGCACAGGCCCGACCTCCGCGAGCCGACGCGGGCAACTCTTTCCGACCGCCCCCGCCAAATCTTCCCCTGCACCGCCAACCATTCCCGCCCACCTGACTGACCAAATTGAACGTCTACACCGTCGCCTGGCGCGGCTGGAGCAGCAATTAGGCGGCGCGCTGGTAGGCGCCTCCCACCGCTGGCTGGGTCATCCACTGGCAAGCGAACTGCTACGCCAGGGGCTGCGCCCTTCCACCGTTATCCGGTTGTTCGACCGCCTGGTCGCCCAGGGTTTTGATCCAGAACAACCGGACGAACAGTTGCGCTGGGCACTGGCTCGCGAAATGCGCCGGCAGCTAGCCCCCACCGCCCCGCGCCCCCTGCAGGGCACCCAGGTTGTTATCGGTCCGGCGGGTGCGGGAAAAACCACCCTGCTGCTCAAGCTGGCCCGACATGCCAGCTTTTTCGGGCGGCGCACCACAGCGGTGCTTGTGCTCCTGCCTGAAGAGGCTGATTCCCAACCCTACTTGAGCCCGGTCGAGCTGTACCGGCGCTTTGAGCTACCGGTGCAAACGGTCGCGACCCCCCGGGAGATGACAGCAGCGCTTCGCCGCGTGCAGAGCTTCGATCAGATTCTCATCGATACGCCTCCGCTTCCCCTTCAGGAAGCTCCTGCCCGCCGGTTGCTCCTGCACCTGCGCCAGTTGCTTGGGGCAGTCCTTCCGCTCCAGGTGCTGTTCTGCCTGAATGCCACGTGCAACCTGGAAGACATTCCCCCCCAATGGGTTCGGCGGTTGCCCTTAGCACCCGACGCCCTGGTGCTAACCCATCTGGATGAGGTGCGCCGACCTGGACGGCTCTACGACTGGCTGGTCGCCCTTGCCTGTCCAGTCGTCTGCGTGTCACGCGGCGTTCGCGTACCTGACAGCCTTGAGGGATTCTCTCCGGCTGCGTTTATCGAATACTTGCTCCGGCTTTGA
- the flhA gene encoding flagellar biosynthesis protein FlhA — protein sequence MAEAVPATATSKAPGNLLRRFNTEALLASSIVLILFVMLVPLPPFLLDVLLATNITISLAVLLTAFYASRPLEFAIFPGLLLLTTLFRLSLNVASTRLILSEGKAGALISAFGQFVVAGNYVVGAIIFIVLVIINFVVITKGSGRIAEVAARFTLDALPGKQMAIDADLNAGLIDEDEARRRREEIAREADFYGAMDGASKFVRGDAIAGLVITAVNIIGGFLIGVFQHGMSAAEAAQNFVLLSIGDGLVSQIPALLISTAAGIIVSRASGEANLAEEFKGQLFGRSYPLLITGSFLALLGLVPGLPLVPFWLLAGTTLLLGYQRRQFERRAQEKPAQPEPSEPSPQPSEDPSQLLMVDPLELEIGYGLIPLVDPNQHGDLLDRIKVLRQQLALELGIVIPPVRIRDNMALGANRYVIKIRGNPVAEGEVLPGYYLALLPEGLEETPPGLRTKDPTFGLPALWVAERNLPDAERMGLTVVEAPAVITTHLLEVLRKHAHQLLDRQEVKKLLDKVKETHPALIEELTPNLLSIGAIQKVLKRLLRERIPIRDLVSILEALADHAPNTKNIDVLTEYVRHALAPTITRQFMSSDGAIYAFVLDPVLERHLLQQAEAGELHPSTLGLEPQQSERFLKEAERLTKRLLSEGHPPVLLTSPVLRPVLYNFLAPSIPDLNVLSYNDLLPDARVEVVDQLRLP from the coding sequence ATGGCCGAAGCTGTCCCGGCAACCGCTACGTCAAAAGCCCCTGGCAACCTGCTGCGGCGCTTCAACACAGAAGCGCTGCTGGCCAGCAGTATTGTGCTCATTCTGTTTGTTATGCTGGTGCCCCTCCCTCCCTTTCTACTGGACGTGCTGCTGGCCACCAACATTACCATCAGCCTGGCTGTGCTGCTGACCGCCTTCTACGCTTCCCGACCCCTCGAATTTGCCATCTTTCCCGGGCTGCTCCTGCTCACCACGTTGTTTCGTCTCTCGCTCAACGTAGCCTCTACCCGACTGATTCTGAGCGAGGGCAAAGCAGGGGCTCTTATCAGCGCCTTTGGCCAGTTCGTAGTAGCCGGCAACTACGTGGTAGGCGCAATCATTTTCATCGTGCTGGTGATCATCAACTTTGTCGTGATTACCAAGGGCTCGGGCCGCATCGCTGAAGTTGCCGCCCGCTTCACGCTGGACGCCCTGCCTGGCAAGCAAATGGCCATCGACGCCGACCTGAATGCAGGGCTAATCGACGAGGATGAAGCACGCAGGCGACGCGAAGAAATTGCCCGCGAAGCCGACTTCTACGGCGCTATGGACGGCGCCAGCAAGTTCGTGCGCGGGGATGCTATTGCCGGTCTGGTCATCACAGCCGTTAACATCATCGGCGGGTTTCTTATCGGCGTGTTTCAACATGGGATGTCGGCCGCCGAAGCCGCCCAGAATTTCGTGCTTCTCTCGATCGGCGATGGCCTGGTCTCGCAGATTCCCGCTCTGCTCATTTCAACGGCTGCCGGTATTATCGTCTCGCGCGCCAGCGGCGAGGCCAACCTGGCTGAAGAGTTTAAAGGCCAGCTTTTTGGCCGCTCCTATCCGCTCCTGATTACTGGCAGCTTTCTGGCGCTGCTGGGGCTGGTGCCGGGTCTTCCCCTGGTCCCGTTCTGGCTGCTGGCCGGCACGACGCTGCTGCTGGGCTACCAGCGACGTCAGTTTGAACGCCGCGCCCAGGAAAAACCTGCCCAGCCCGAACCCTCCGAACCTTCCCCACAGCCAAGCGAAGACCCCAGTCAGCTCCTCATGGTGGATCCGCTGGAGTTGGAAATTGGCTACGGCTTGATCCCGCTGGTCGACCCAAACCAGCACGGCGATCTGCTCGACCGCATCAAGGTGCTCCGCCAGCAACTCGCGCTGGAACTGGGCATTGTGATTCCGCCCGTGCGCATCCGCGACAACATGGCCCTGGGCGCTAACCGGTACGTCATCAAGATTCGAGGCAATCCCGTCGCCGAAGGAGAGGTGCTTCCCGGCTACTACCTGGCGCTGCTACCCGAAGGACTGGAAGAGACCCCGCCAGGCCTGCGCACCAAAGACCCCACCTTTGGCCTACCCGCCCTCTGGGTTGCCGAGCGCAACCTGCCCGATGCCGAACGAATGGGGCTGACCGTGGTCGAAGCCCCGGCTGTTATCACGACCCACCTGCTCGAAGTGCTGCGCAAGCACGCGCACCAGCTCCTCGACCGCCAGGAAGTCAAAAAACTGCTGGACAAAGTCAAAGAAACCCATCCGGCACTGATCGAGGAGCTTACGCCCAATTTGCTCAGCATCGGTGCTATTCAGAAGGTTCTCAAGCGGCTGCTGCGTGAGCGTATTCCGATCCGAGACCTGGTCTCTATTCTGGAAGCGCTGGCCGACCACGCCCCGAACACCAAAAACATCGACGTGCTGACCGAATACGTGCGTCACGCGCTGGCTCCAACGATCACCCGTCAGTTTATGTCGTCTGACGGCGCCATCTATGCCTTTGTACTGGATCCTGTATTGGAACGCCACTTGCTGCAACAAGCAGAGGCCGGGGAGTTGCATCCCAGCACGCTGGGACTGGAGCCGCAGCAAAGCGAACGCTTTCTGAAGGAAGCAGAGCGGCTCACCAAACGGCTACTGAGCGAAGGACATCCACCGGTGCTGCTTACTTCGCCGGTGCTTCGTCCGGTGCTCTACAACTTCCTGGCACCTTCTATACCGGACTTGAACGTGCTTTCCTACAACGACCTCCTTCCAGACGCCCGAGTGGAGGTTGTCGATCAGTTGCGGCTTCCGTGA
- a CDS encoding EscU/YscU/HrcU family type III secretion system export apparatus switch protein has translation MPDRDQKQFDPTPRRIQKAREEGNVFRSQETSAVLLLLGALLTLALSLPYAFGLMRQFTARHLMSAPFYALNAASIISALQEALMVTGRLLLPFFALLLVLAFGVNVWQTGWHPTLKPLIPKPERISPLRGLRRLFSSRGLFNVLKALLKIVIVGPIAFLVIYRHLSEILELHTHSLETILQTTGLWMLQLAAYTLGALLLLSIADFAYEKWKYRQDLKMTAQEVKDEHRETEGDPMVKSRRLKKARELLRRRRLDHAVLRSDVVVTNPTHYAVALRYDPSEAPAPRVMAKGIRKRALRIRALALEHGIPVVEDPPLARALYHNVPEEHEIPEELYLAVATILAEIYRQRGQQPPGATPR, from the coding sequence ATGCCGGATCGCGATCAGAAGCAGTTCGATCCCACGCCCCGCCGCATTCAGAAGGCGCGGGAAGAAGGAAATGTCTTTCGCTCGCAGGAGACGAGCGCTGTCCTGCTCCTGCTGGGCGCCCTCCTTACGCTGGCGCTGAGCCTGCCGTATGCCTTCGGCCTCATGCGTCAGTTTACAGCCCGTCATCTGATGAGCGCTCCTTTCTACGCCCTGAATGCCGCCTCCATCATCAGCGCTCTGCAGGAAGCGCTCATGGTGACGGGCCGTCTGCTGCTTCCCTTCTTCGCCCTGCTCCTGGTGCTCGCCTTCGGCGTCAACGTGTGGCAGACCGGATGGCATCCCACCCTCAAACCGCTGATTCCCAAACCCGAACGCATCAGTCCGCTGCGCGGCCTGCGCCGCCTGTTTTCGTCACGCGGACTGTTCAACGTGCTTAAAGCCCTGCTGAAAATTGTTATTGTCGGTCCCATAGCCTTTCTGGTTATCTATCGGCACCTGTCAGAAATCCTTGAACTGCATACCCACTCGCTCGAAACCATTCTGCAGACAACCGGGCTATGGATGCTTCAGCTAGCAGCCTATACGCTCGGCGCCCTCTTGCTGCTGTCTATTGCCGACTTTGCCTATGAAAAATGGAAGTACAGGCAGGATCTGAAGATGACCGCGCAGGAGGTAAAGGATGAGCATCGAGAGACCGAAGGAGATCCCATGGTTAAGAGCCGCCGGCTGAAAAAGGCCCGGGAGCTTCTCCGCCGGCGGCGGCTTGACCATGCCGTGCTGCGCTCCGATGTGGTGGTCACCAACCCAACGCATTATGCGGTCGCGCTGCGCTATGATCCCTCTGAAGCTCCTGCCCCCCGCGTGATGGCCAAAGGCATCCGCAAGCGCGCCCTGCGCATTCGAGCGCTTGCGCTAGAGCATGGCATTCCGGTCGTTGAAGACCCGCCTCTGGCAAGGGCACTGTACCACAACGTACCCGAAGAGCACGAAATCCCGGAAGAGCTCTACCTGGCCGTTGCGACCATCCTGGCTGAAATTTATCGCCAGCGCGGCCAGCAGCCTCCAGGTGCCACTCCGCGCTAA
- the fliR gene encoding flagellar biosynthetic protein FliR, with the protein MPLLNPEYLLRVLLVFVRISGVLLAAPFFGQLSIPVRVRVLLAVLLAYSLSGLVPGPLPPHAEHALGFIVAVALEALTGLLLGFAAHMVFWAVEMAGDLIGFQVGLHMAQVFNPLEGQATNPMGRLLSLAALMVFVLLDGHHVVLRALVESFRVVPLAGAHLAASHPLLVQWVWDFLILALRLAAPFMVTILLIDVALGIFARIVPQADLFSIALPLKLLVGLALALFYMRAFFPLMATLISNIDDELLRLLGALLPP; encoded by the coding sequence ATGCCCCTGCTGAATCCGGAGTACCTGCTGCGCGTGTTGCTGGTGTTTGTGCGGATCAGTGGGGTGCTGCTGGCAGCCCCGTTCTTCGGCCAGCTTTCCATTCCAGTACGCGTGCGCGTGCTGCTGGCCGTACTCCTGGCCTACAGTCTTTCGGGACTGGTACCCGGACCGCTGCCTCCCCATGCAGAACATGCCCTTGGATTCATCGTGGCCGTTGCACTGGAAGCGCTGACCGGTCTTCTGCTGGGATTTGCAGCCCATATGGTTTTCTGGGCTGTCGAAATGGCCGGCGACCTCATCGGTTTCCAGGTTGGCCTTCATATGGCCCAGGTTTTCAATCCCCTGGAAGGACAGGCTACCAATCCAATGGGGCGCCTCCTCTCGCTGGCCGCGCTGATGGTTTTTGTGTTGCTCGACGGCCATCACGTAGTGCTTCGCGCCCTGGTCGAGTCGTTCCGCGTTGTTCCGCTTGCAGGCGCCCATTTAGCTGCCAGCCACCCCCTCCTGGTGCAATGGGTCTGGGATTTCTTAATCCTCGCTCTTCGGCTGGCAGCCCCCTTCATGGTTACTATCTTACTCATTGACGTGGCCCTCGGTATCTTCGCCCGCATTGTACCTCAGGCCGACCTGTTCTCTATTGCCCTGCCGCTCAAGCTGCTTGTCGGACTGGCTCTGGCGCTGTTCTACATGCGGGCCTTTTTCCCGCTAATGGCCACGCTGATCAGCAATATCGACGATGAGTTGCTGCGGCTGCTGGGCGCGCTCCTACCTCCCTGA
- the fliQ gene encoding flagellar biosynthesis protein FliQ, whose protein sequence is MTSEVALYWIQEALKTALLLVGPLLGIALIVGLIVSLLQAITSVQEMTLSYIPKILAVGLVLLLLAPWMLQMLTDFAVQVLQFIPNVSH, encoded by the coding sequence ATGACCAGCGAAGTTGCCCTCTACTGGATCCAGGAAGCCCTCAAGACTGCCCTCCTGCTGGTAGGCCCCCTCCTAGGCATCGCCCTGATTGTGGGCCTGATCGTCAGCCTGCTGCAGGCCATTACGTCGGTGCAAGAAATGACGCTCAGCTATATTCCCAAAATTCTGGCTGTAGGACTCGTGCTGCTGCTACTGGCTCCATGGATGCTTCAGATGCTGACCGACTTTGCCGTGCAGGTGTTGCAGTTCATCCCGAACGTATCGCACTGA
- the fliP gene encoding flagellar type III secretion system pore protein FliP (The bacterial flagellar biogenesis protein FliP forms a type III secretion system (T3SS)-type pore required for flagellar assembly.), with protein sequence MRRKLSFWGLVLCITLLGMGPAADAARAQQTPTQQTTPPASSNSGGNTLLGPLPRIQLGENEDFALPLQLLLLLTILSLAPAIIILTTSFTRLVVIFSILRTALGLQQSPPTQVLIGLALFLTLFIMYPVFDQIHDEALRPYLDGEITQQVALERAAAPLRTFMLRQTREKDLMLFMDLARVEVFDRPEDVPFYILVPAFVISELRIAFQIGFMIFLPFLLVDLIVASVLMSMGMMMLPPVMISLPLKLLLFVLADGWYLVVESVVRGYLGT encoded by the coding sequence ATGCGTCGTAAGCTGTCGTTCTGGGGCCTGGTGCTGTGTATCACGTTGCTGGGGATGGGTCCGGCTGCTGACGCTGCACGCGCTCAGCAAACCCCAACCCAGCAGACCACCCCCCCGGCTTCCTCCAACTCAGGCGGGAATACCCTGCTGGGTCCCCTGCCCCGCATCCAACTGGGCGAAAACGAAGACTTTGCGCTTCCCCTGCAGCTTCTGCTGCTGCTTACCATTCTGTCGCTGGCTCCCGCCATTATTATCCTGACCACCAGCTTCACCCGACTGGTCGTCATTTTTAGCATTCTGCGCACCGCACTCGGACTCCAGCAGTCTCCCCCCACACAGGTACTGATCGGACTGGCCCTCTTTTTAACGCTGTTCATCATGTACCCCGTCTTTGATCAGATTCATGACGAAGCATTGCGCCCTTATCTGGACGGCGAAATCACCCAGCAAGTAGCATTGGAACGCGCTGCCGCACCGCTGCGCACTTTTATGCTCCGTCAGACGCGCGAAAAGGACTTAATGCTGTTCATGGACCTGGCGCGCGTCGAAGTCTTTGATCGGCCCGAAGACGTCCCCTTCTACATTCTGGTCCCGGCCTTTGTCATCAGTGAACTGCGCATTGCTTTCCAGATTGGCTTCATGATCTTTTTGCCCTTCCTGCTGGTCGACTTGATCGTTGCCAGCGTGCTAATGAGCATGGGAATGATGATGCTGCCGCCTGTCATGATCTCGCTCCCCCTCAAGCTGCTCCTGTTTGTGCTGGCCGACGGCTGGTATCTCGTTGTCGAATCGGTCGTTCGCGGTTATCTCGGAACCTGA
- a CDS encoding FliO/MopB family protein gives MAFRLRAVCYGSVARRLLLLGGGLLLLWLALQWAAAPSSISPASSAPAADSARVPLARSDPAPSLLSLRYLLVLLVLAAGALVALYLHRRTRTLPGPALLRPLGQLSLGPGQQIRLVACGDELLILGVTTHQITLLKSLPLPPELQVESAEMSPAATFTQLLTTLSARPSPTDHAS, from the coding sequence ATGGCCTTCCGACTGCGTGCCGTTTGCTACGGGTCTGTAGCCCGCCGCCTGCTTCTGCTGGGCGGGGGACTTCTATTGCTCTGGCTGGCCCTCCAATGGGCTGCCGCTCCTTCCTCCATATCACCAGCCTCCTCAGCCCCTGCCGCCGATTCTGCGCGCGTGCCGCTCGCTCGGTCGGATCCTGCTCCTTCTCTGCTGAGCCTGCGCTACCTGCTGGTCCTGCTCGTACTGGCTGCCGGTGCCCTTGTGGCGCTGTATCTGCATCGGCGCACCCGCACGTTGCCCGGCCCTGCCTTGCTGCGCCCCCTCGGCCAGCTATCACTGGGGCCCGGTCAGCAAATTCGCCTGGTCGCCTGCGGCGACGAACTGCTGATCCTGGGAGTCACCACCCACCAGATCACGCTGCTCAAAAGCCTGCCCCTACCACCAGAACTACAGGTTGAGTCTGCCGAAATGTCCCCGGCGGCTACCTTCACCCAATTACTCACCACCCTTTCCGCGCGACCTTCACCCACTGACCATGCGTCGTAA
- the fliN gene encoding flagellar motor switch protein FliN has translation MSSNPTLPQLEASQEALQQFLQTLLNQEVSLQPGTLASVQRDQLNELASDRVLIWASSEPFAIGLAPDWIPMLSQAMLGETLNPGDEGTTDLLSEVAAQGYGALRNALAAQGLRLPEVTFVVQQPDAGAAQPPVELPASLLHLPFTLQVGDTQHEGFILLPPEAAQQQDSPADPSASSSTEAAAQSPVEVRPAAFSELGPERIGDGGVKGNLELLADVELEVVVELGRRRLPLADVLRLTTGSIIELEKLVGEPLEIYANGRLIAEGEAVVIDEQFGVRITSLVTGNRQREKTLF, from the coding sequence ATGAGCTCGAATCCAACGCTTCCGCAGCTTGAAGCCTCGCAGGAGGCGCTGCAACAGTTTCTGCAGACGCTGCTGAACCAGGAAGTCTCCCTTCAACCGGGAACGCTCGCCTCGGTCCAGCGCGACCAACTGAACGAACTGGCCAGCGATCGGGTGCTGATCTGGGCCAGCAGCGAACCGTTTGCCATCGGGCTGGCTCCAGACTGGATCCCGATGCTCTCCCAGGCCATGCTGGGCGAAACGCTCAATCCCGGAGATGAAGGGACAACCGACTTGCTGAGCGAGGTAGCTGCTCAGGGCTATGGGGCGCTGCGCAACGCACTGGCCGCCCAGGGCTTACGGCTTCCCGAAGTAACGTTCGTAGTACAGCAGCCTGACGCAGGCGCCGCGCAGCCACCAGTCGAGCTGCCTGCCTCGCTGCTGCACCTTCCTTTTACCCTTCAGGTGGGCGACACGCAACACGAGGGCTTTATCCTGCTACCCCCAGAGGCTGCGCAACAGCAGGACAGCCCGGCCGATCCTTCTGCCTCGTCTTCCACAGAAGCCGCAGCGCAGTCGCCGGTCGAAGTGCGCCCTGCTGCCTTCAGTGAGCTTGGACCAGAGCGCATCGGGGATGGAGGTGTTAAAGGCAATCTGGAACTGCTGGCTGACGTCGAGCTGGAAGTGGTTGTAGAACTGGGACGACGTCGTCTTCCGCTGGCCGATGTGCTTCGCCTGACGACGGGCAGTATTATCGAGCTGGAAAAACTGGTCGGTGAACCCCTGGAAATTTATGCCAACGGCCGGCTGATTGCTGAAGGTGAAGCCGTTGTAATCGACGAGCAATTTGGCGTGCGGATCACCAGTCTGGTAACCGGTAATCGACAACGGGAGAAAACGCTGTTCTGA
- the fliM gene encoding flagellar motor switch protein FliM: protein MAKPLSQEEIDILLEVRSQIGEQGDYDLEALESMMTAEAEKKILPYNFKRPRLFSQDQMRVLHYVHEAFARDLSVYLSAQLRTLVDITLSAIDQVLYSEFVMSSAPPSALYVVDVQPLHQKIVFEMDPRLAIYTVEKLFGGPGVFLRKPRELSQIERRIMDKVMMRAFRELEKAWLQIHEIHLKESGFESNAEFVQILPGVEPALVATFEVAIYEQRSFINICYPYILLERMLGHSAMKQWRSSSTTEVPPAIRQRYEEQLKKIEVELRAEIGRTRIPLSELMTLEVGDVIVLERRVNQPIQVYIGQHEKFKAIPGRSGKHRALRILEVVPPELPVDEDELESNASAA, encoded by the coding sequence CGAGTCGATGATGACGGCCGAGGCGGAGAAGAAAATTCTCCCCTACAACTTTAAGCGGCCTCGGCTGTTTTCGCAGGACCAGATGCGCGTCCTGCACTACGTGCATGAAGCCTTTGCACGTGACCTTTCTGTCTACCTCTCGGCCCAGCTCCGCACCCTGGTTGACATCACTCTGTCGGCTATCGACCAGGTCCTGTACTCCGAATTTGTGATGTCCAGCGCTCCTCCATCGGCGCTGTATGTCGTCGATGTGCAGCCACTGCACCAGAAAATTGTCTTTGAAATGGACCCCCGCCTGGCTATCTACACCGTCGAAAAGCTTTTCGGGGGGCCGGGGGTCTTTCTGCGAAAGCCACGCGAGCTCTCTCAGATTGAGCGCCGCATCATGGACAAAGTCATGATGCGGGCCTTTCGGGAATTAGAAAAAGCCTGGCTGCAAATTCACGAAATTCACCTGAAAGAATCCGGTTTTGAATCAAACGCTGAGTTTGTGCAAATCTTGCCCGGCGTCGAACCAGCCCTGGTAGCCACCTTCGAAGTCGCGATCTACGAGCAACGTTCCTTCATCAACATCTGCTATCCTTACATCCTGCTGGAGCGGATGCTGGGGCATAGCGCCATGAAACAATGGCGCTCCAGCTCTACCACCGAAGTTCCTCCAGCTATCCGCCAGCGCTACGAAGAGCAGCTAAAGAAAATTGAAGTCGAGCTGCGCGCTGAAATTGGACGCACCCGCATTCCGCTCAGCGAGCTGATGACCCTGGAAGTGGGCGATGTCATTGTGCTGGAGCGCCGGGTGAACCAGCCCATCCAGGTGTATATCGGGCAGCACGAAAAGTTCAAGGCTATTCCCGGTCGATCCGGAAAACACCGCGCCCTGCGTATTCTGGAAGTCGTCCCTCCGGAATTACCCGTTGACGAAGATGAGCTCGAATCCAACGCTTCCGCAGCTTGA